The window TCCCGGGTCAGGCCGGAGACCTCGCCGAAGTGCGGCTCCGACTCGACCGAGAAGTAGATGTCCTCGTCCACCTTGTAGGCGGCGCCGCTCGCCAGCAGCTTCTGGACCAGCGGGACGATCCACGGGATCGACTCGACGGCGCCGATGTAGTGGGCCGGCGGGAGCAGCCGCAGGGCCGTCATGTCCTCGCGGAAGAGCGCGGTCTCGCGCTCGGCGAGGGCCACCCAGTCCTGGCCGGTCTCGATCGCCCGCGCCAGCAGCGGGTCGTCGACGTCGGTGACGTTCTGGACGTACAGGACGTCGTGGCCGGCGTCCTTCCAGACGCGCTGCACCAGGTCGAACGCGTTGTACGTGGCGGCGTGGCCCATGTGGGTCGCGTCGTAGGGGGTGATGCCGCAGACGTAGATCCGGGCGGTGCCGTCCTGCGGGACGACCTCGCGGATACCGCCCGCGGCGGTGTCGTGAATACGAAGGGGGAGCCCCTGACCAGGCAGGGCGGGAACCTCGGAGGCGGGCCAGGCATGCATGGGAATCACTTTAACCGCGCGAACATTTGAAAGCCTAACCAGTACACAAGATCGACTGGATTCGGTTTCCGACGTTGCCTGAGCGGTTCCGGACTGATAGGGACCGGCTCCCGACGTGGTCCGCCCGGTACGGGGGCGGTTTCCGGGCGCGCGGATGAGCGCCCGGTCGGCCCTGCCGCCGACCGGGCGCCCGGCCCCTGGGGGACGCGGTCGGAGCCGCTACGACCGCTGCCAGAGGGCCGGCACGTTCGGCGGCTCCCAGCCGGTGATGGCGGTGTGCCCCTGGAGGCAACGGTAGGAGGCGCCGGCGTAGGTGACGCGGTCGCCCGCGTTGTAGAGCGTCCCGGCGGTCCAGGAGCCGCCGGGCGGGGAGGTCGGGGGTGCGGTGGTGGGCGTGGTGGGGTTCGGACTGGTCGGCGGCGTGGTCGGGGTCTGCGGCACGTTCAGGACGAAGTCGTAGGTGCCCTCCTTCGCCGAGCCGACCTGGCGGACGTTCATCAGCAGCCGCGCGTCGTAGATGGTGTCGGTGCTGTTGCGCGGCTCGCCGGGGAAGTAGAGCTGGGTGGTGAGCACCGGGCGGCCGGGCGCCTGGAGCTTGACGTGGATGTGCCGGGTGCGGCCCGGGTACAGGCCCGGCACGATGGTGGTGAGGGTGAACGCGCCCTGGGCGTTGGTGAACTGGTGGCCGCGGAAGGCGAAGCCGGTGTTGTCGTAGGCGCCGTTGACGTCGGCCTGCCAGAAGTCGAGCAGGACGTTCGCGATCGGCAGGCAGGCCCGGCCGAAGACGTAGCCGCTCACGGTGAGCCGGGTGCCGGGGGTGCTGTCGGTGATCAGCGACGTCCGCAGCGGGGAGTTCGGCTTGAAGTAGGGGCCTTCGGTCTGCTCGATCGTCGGCTCGTCGCCGTCGTGGCAGGCGGGGGTGAGGCCGGGTGCCTCGCCGGTGCCGACCCGGTCGCGGGCCAGTGCGACACCGCCGCCGATCAGCAGCGGGGTGGCACTGAGGACGGCGGCCGCCTTGAGGACGGTCTTGCGGCTGATCCGGCGGTCGATCAGGCCCTCCGGCCCGGTGGGCTCTTGGGACGCTGGCATGCGCCGACTCCTTCGCTGGGGGGTGTGGGGGGGGAGGTGGGGGCGGCCCTTGTCATGGTGGGGGCATGACAAGGACCGGGCCGGCGGCCCACCCGTTCCGTACGGGCCGGTCACCGGCGGCCAGCAGCCAACCTACGGGGCGCCCGGGGCCGCCGCGATGGACGTGATCCGGGGATCGTGGTGATTTCCTCCGACCCCGGCCCGGAACTCCCCCGGCGTCATCCCGGTCTCCCGCCGGAAGAAGCGGCAGAAGTACGCCGGATCGGCGAACCCGGCCTCCCGGGCGACCTGACGGATCGTCAGCTCAGTGGAGGCCAGCAGCCGTTTCGCCTCCAGCGTCTGCTGCTGGCGGATCAGCCGGCCGGGTGTGCAGCCGGTGGCCTGCTTCACCAGCGTCTGCAGATGGCCGGGCGACAGGCCCAGCTCCTGGGCGCAGGAGGCCACCGAGCGGTGCAGCCCGCCCGGGTCGGCGATCAACCGGGTGAAGGCGGTGGCCAGTTCGCTCCCCCGCCCGGGCACCGCCGGACCCGGGCCGGGGGCGCAGGCACGCAGCGCCCGGACGATCAGGATGTGCAGGCTGGCCCGCAGCACGCCCAGGTAGCCGGACGGCAGCGCCCGGTACTCCTGCTCCATGTCGGCCAGCAGGGCGGCGATCGGCCCGGCGTGTTCGCCCAGGGACAGGGCCGGCCGGGAGGAGAGGCCGCGGAGCGCGGCGAGGTCGTCGGGACGGGAGAGCAGGAAGTCCTCGTTGAAGAGCACCACCTGCCCGGTCAGATCGTCGGCGTCGGCCCAGTAGTGCACCTGTCCGGGCACGATCACGCACAACTGCGGCGGCTGCAGCGTCCGGTGGACCAGGTCCAGGACGTGGGCGCCGCGGCCGCCGGTGACGTAGACGATCTCGTAGAAGGAGTGCCGGTGGGGGAAGGCGGCCCGGGAGAGCGGGCCGATGGCGTCGAAGCTGCCGATCGCGAACGGGAGCAGGTGCGGCAGCGGGACCTGTAAGCGATGCAGCGGCAGGTCCAGGTGGGGGGTGGTCCGTCGCTCGTCCATCGGAGCAGTCTGCGGCCGAACCGCCGCACCGGTCCAGACCATTGCTACAGGGTCGGCAGGTCGGCGCCCCGGGCGGGCGCCGGTCCGGCCCCGCGCGGGGCGGTGCGGGTCAGATCGGCGGCCAGGGGATCGACGGCCAGTCCTGCGAGGGCAGCGGGTGGCGGCCGGTGCCGAGCAGCTCGGCCACCCGGGCGCGGGTGGCACCCAGTTCGGCTGCGGTCAGGTGCGGGGCGAGCCGCTCGCCGAGTGCGCCGTCCAGCTGCTCGGCGAGGCTGCCCAGCACCGCCAGGGCGTCGTGCGGCAGCGGCTGACCGGCCCAGCCCCAGAGCAGCGTGCGCAGCTTGCCCTCGGTGTTGAAGGTGACGCCGTGGTCGATGCCGTAGATCCGGCCGTCGGCGGCGGCGATCAGATGGCCGCCCTTGCGGTCGGCGTTGTTGAGCACCGCGTCCAGCACGGCGAGCCGGCGCAGCCGCTCGTCGTCCGGGTGGACCAGCAGCGCGGTGCGCCCGTCACCGACGTCGGCGCGCACGATCGGCAGCCAGCCGTCCTCCGGTCCGCGCGGGTCCTGGAGGGCGAGCAGCGGGTCCGCCTCCGGGTCGGGCTCCACCCAGAGCTGCACCATGCCGGGCCCGTGCGGACCGTCGCGCAGCACGGTGGGCGGGATCGGCGCCCAGCCGGTGGCGGCGGCGAGCTCGTACGCGGCGACCTCGCGGCCGGCCAGCGTGCCGTCCGGGAAGTCCCAGAGCGGGCGCTCGCCGGCCACCGGCTTGTAGACGGCCTGGGCGGTCAGCCCCTGCGGGCCGTCCAGCGTGACGCTGCAGTAGAGCGCGGCGTTGGAGGCGTCGGTCAGCCGACCGTGGACGGTCAGCCCGCCCTCGCGCAGCAGGCGCAGCGCGGTCGGCACGTCGGCGGCCAGGGCGGCGCCGGCCGCCGGGTCCGCCTGCGGTGGGGTCTCGGTGTTCAGCGCCGGTACCCGTTCGCGCGCGGGCACAGGTGGCCCTCCGGGTCGAGCGGCAGGTTGCAGAACGGGCAGGGCTTGCGACCGGCCGAGACGAGGTCCAGCGCGCGCTTGGCGAACACCCGGGCCATCGCGCCGGAGAGCCGCACCCGCAGCATGTCCGGGCCGTTCTCGTCGTCCTCGAAGACCGCCTCGGCGGCGTCTTCGCCCTCGTCCTCCTCGATCACCGCCTGTGCCTCGACCACCAGGCAGCTGTCGATGCTGTCCCAGGCCAGGGCCATCGTGCCGACCCGGAACTCCTGCTCCAGCGGCAGGTCCAGCGGGGCGGTGTCGAGCAGGTCCACCGGGGCGGCGGCGGGGATCGCGGAGTCGCCGCCGCTGCGCCGCAGGGCCTCGTCGAGGACCTCCTCGATCCGCTCGGCGAGCGCGGCGACCTGGGTCTTCTCCAGCAGCACGCTGGTGATCCGCCCCCGGGCGCTGGCCTGCAGGTAGAACGCCCGGGCGCCGGGCTGGCCGACGGTGCCGGCGACGAACCGTTCGGGCTGGTCGTAGAAGAAGACCTGACGGGGCACGCTCTCGCTCCGGATCGTTTCGATCGTCGTATGTCGGGTGTTGCGTGGGTGTCGCGTAGTCGTACGTCTGACGGGTGTGTGTCGTCTGCCTGTGGTGCGGGGCGCTCGGACAGCCGGACCGTCCGGGCGCCACCGCCCGCCCGGACACCGGTGGGCCGGTCCCGGCAGGCTCGCTAGTCACCCTACGACCTCCGGGCCCGGCCCGGGGAGCCGAGCCGGTGACCCGGGGCGGGTCCGCCGGGGTCCGCGCCGGTCGGGGCCGGTCCGCGGCGACGGCGGCCGGCGCGGGTGCCGGCCGGGGGCGGGTCGGTCAGGCGGTGCCGCCGACCACCGCGTCCCCGGCCGGGGTCGCGTCGCCGCCCCGGTCGCCGTGGCCGCCGGCGCCCGGCTTCGGCGCGAGCGAGGAGAGGTCGCCGGTGTCGCCCATTCTCAGCACGAAGGGGCGCTGCGGGGTGTAGCGGATCGCGGTGACCGAGCAGGGCTCGACGGAGATCCGCTGGAAGTGGTCGAGGTGCAGGCCGAGCGCGTCGGCCACCACCGCCTTGATCACGTCACCGTGCGAGCACGCGACCCAGACCGCGTCCTCGCCGTGCTCGGCGGCGACCTTGGCGTTCCACTCGCGGACCGCGTCGACCGTGCGGTGGCTCAGCTCGCGCAGCGACTCGCCCCCGGGGAAGGCGGCGGCGGCCGCGTGGTCCTGGACGGTGCGCCAGAGCGGCTCCTTGGCCAGCTCGGACAGCGGGCGGCCGGTCCAGTCGCCGTAGTGGCACTCGCCGAGGCGCTCGTCCTCGACCGCCGCCCCGAGCTCGGGGCGGACCGCGAGCAGCGGCTCCACGGTCTGCTGGCAGCGCTCCAGCGGGCTGCTGACGACCTGCGCCACCGGGATCGCGGCGAGCCGGCCGGCCAGCGCGGCGGCCTGCTCGCGCCCGGTGTCGTCGAGATCCACGCCGGGTGTCCAACCGGCCAGGATTCCGGCGGTGTTCGCGGTGGACCGGCCGTGACGGACGAGCAGCAGCGTGGGCATGGAGCCCAGCGTACGGCCTCCCGGCCGGGTCGCGGGCGAGGGGTGGGGGTCGCGGCGGCGGGTGGCGGGCGAGCGGCGGACCGGTGGCGCGGCGGAGGGGGCCGGGTCGTGTGGAGCGCCCGTGCAGAGCGAGGCGTTGTGCCGCCACCACTCCCGCCGAGGGGCCACAATGGCCCGATGATCGTCCACTGTGCCATCTACCGCGACGGCCGCCGGATCGAGGCGCCCGAGGACCACACCGGCGCCCTCGCCGCCGCGCGGGCGGCCGGCAAGGGCAGTTTCGTCTGGATAGGCCTCTTCGAACCCACCGTCGAGGAACTCGACCGGGTCAGCGAGGAGTTCTCGCTGCACCCGCTGGCCGTGGAGGACGCCGTCAGCGCCCGTCAGCGCCCGAAGGTGGAGGCCTACCAGGGCTCGCTGTTCGTCTCGCTCAAGACGCTGGGCTACCACCCGGGCGGGCACGCGGTGACCAGCGGCGAGGTGATGATGTTCGTCGGCGAGGACTTCGTGATGACGGTCCGGCACGGCGCCGACAGCCCGCTCGGCGAGCTCCGGGCGGAGCTGGAGGCCCAGCCGGAGCTGCTGAGGTACGGGCCGAGCGCCGTCCTGCACTCGGTCTGCGACACCGTGGTGGACGGGTACGTCGACGTCGCCGTCGGGCTCCAGGCCGACCTGGACGAGCTGGAGGCCGACGTTTTCGCCCCCAACCGGGTCGGCCGTGACACCGCCGGCCGGATCTACGGCTACAAGCGCCAGCTGGTGACCGTCCGCCGGGCCACCGGCCCGCTGCTGGACCCGATGCTGCGGCTGGAGCGCGGCGGCGTGCCGTTCGTCCGCCCCGAGGCGCTGCCGTACCTGCGGGACGTCGCCGACCACCTCGCCAAGGCCAACGACCAGGTCGAGGGCATGGACCGGCTGCTCTCCGACATCCTGAGCGCCAACCTCGCGCAGGTCAGCGTGCAGCAGAACAACGACATGCGGAAGATCTCGGCGTGGGCCGCGCTGGCCGCCGTGCCGACCATGATCGCGGGCGTGTACGGGATGAACTTCGACCACATGCCCGAACTCCACCAGGTCTGGGGGTACCCGGCGGCGGTGGCGCTGATGGTGCTGGTCTGCCTGGTGCTGCACCGGGTGTTCAAGCGGCACGACTGGCTGTAGGCCCGGTCCGTCCGTCCGCGGAGCGCCGGGGGACACGGAGTGGCCGGCCCGTGCCCCCCGCGCCGCCGGATCAGGCCAGTCCGGCGCGCTCCATCGCCTCGACGCCGGTGCGCAGCGCCCGGACCCGCTCCTCCAGGCTGAAGCCGGCCGGCGCCAGGGTCAGCGTGGTGACGCCCGCGTCGGCGTACGCCTGCATCCGGTCCGCGATCCGGGCGGTGTCGCCGACCAGCGAGGTGGCGTCGATCAGGTCGTGCGGCACGGCCGCCGCGGCACCCTCGTAGTCCCTGGCCAGGTACTTCTCCTGGATCTCGTCGGCCGCCTGCTCGTAGCCCATCCGCCGGGCGAGCTGGTTGTAGAAGTTCTTCTCCTTGCTGCCCATGCCGCCGATGTAGAGCGCGGCGTAGGAACGCTGGGCGTCGACCCCGGCCTCGATGTCCTCGCCGACCGCGATGGTGACGGTCGGGCAGAGGTCGAAGCCCTCGTCCAGGGTCTTCCCGGCCTTGGCCCGGCCGGCCCGCAGCGGGTCGAGGGAGAGCGCGGCCTGCTCGGGCGCGAAGAAGATGCCGAGCCAGCCGTCGGCGATCTCGCCGGTCTGCTCCAGGTTCTTCGGCCCGATCGCGGCGATGTACAGCGGGATGCGCTCGCGCACCGGGTGCACGGTGAGCTTGATCGGCTTGCCGGGCCCGCCGGGCAGCGGCAGCGTCCAGTTCGCTCCTTCGTGGACCAGCCGCTCGCGGGACATCGCCTTTCGGATGATCTCCACGTACTCGCGGGTGCGGGCCAGCGGCTTGTCGAACTTCACGCCGTACCAGCCCTCGGAGACCTGCGGGCCGGAGACCCCGAGCCCGAGCCGGAACCGCCCGCCCGAGAGGGTGTCCAGGGTGGCCGCCGTCATCGCGGTCATCGCCGGCGTGCGGGCCGGGATCTGGAAGATGGCCGAGCCGACGTCGATCCGCTCGGTCTTGGCGGCGACGTACGACAGCACGGTGGCCGCGTCCGAGCCGTAGGCCTCGGCGGCCCAGCAGACCGAGTAGCCGAGCCGGTCCGCCTCCTGGGCGACGGCGATGTTGTCGGCGTCCATGCCGAGGCCCCAGTAGCCGAGGTTGATACCGAGTCGCATCTGCCATGCCTTCCAGTCGGGTTGTCCGTGAGGGTAACCGCACGTCCGGCGGACATGCTACTGGCCGGTAGCTGTGGGCTGGGCCACATTCGGACCCGCCGCCCGGGTGCTGATCGTTCTGCGGGTCTGCGCATCTGCCCGGGCACCGGCCGCTACGCTCAGCCGACGTGGGGACGCCTCTCCCCACCTGCGCGTTTGCCGGGCCCGCGCGGACGGGGCGAGCGGCCCGGGCGCGGGCGGCACCGGCGGCGCCGGGGGCGCGCGGTTCCGGCGGGTTCAGCAGGACGAGTGGTTTCAGCGGTATCAGCGGTATCAGCGGTGTTGTCGGCCAGTGGAGGGCCCGTCCGATGGAAAAGCGTCACCTCGGCCGTACCGGGCTGCAGGTCTCCCGGCTCGGCCTCGGAACCATGACCTGGGGCCGCGACACCGACGAGCACGAGGCCGCCGAGCAGCTCAAGGAGTTCGTCGACGCGGGCGGCAACCTGGTCGACACCGCCGACGTCTACGGCGACGGCGGCGCCGAGTACCTGCTCTCCCGGCTTACCGACAACCTGATCCCCCGCTCCGACCTGGTCATCGCCACCAAGGCGGGCAGCGTCCCCGACTCCGCCCGCCGCTTCGACGGCTCGCGCGGCCACCTGCTCGCCGCCCTCGACGCCTCGCTGCGCCGGCTGGGCACCGACTACGTCGACCTCTGGCAGGTGCACGCCTTCGACCCGGCGACCCCGGTCGAGGAGACGCTCAGCGCCCTGGACATCGCCGTCACCTCCGGGCGCGCCCGGTACGTCGGCGTCTGCGACTACAGCGGCTGGCAGCTCGCCCGCGCCGCCACCTGGCAGCGCGCTCACCACGGCCGGGTGCCGCTGGCCGGTGCGCAACTGGAGTACTCGCTGCTCCAGCGCGGCCTCGAACGGGAGGCGCTGCCCGCCGCCCGGGAGGCGGGCGTCGGGCTGCTCGCCTCCTCGCCGCTCGGCCGCGGCGTGCTCACCGGCAAGTACCGGCACGGCGTCCCGCAGGACTCGCGCGGCGCCTCGCCGTACCTGTCCGGCTTCGTCCAGCCCTACCTCGGAGAGCGCTCGCGGCGGATCGTGGACGCCGTCGCCACCGCCGCCGACGGGCTGGCCAGCAGCCCGCTCGCGGTGGCGCTCGCCTGGGTGCGGGACCGGCCGGGGGTGGCGAGCGCGCTGGTCGGGGCACGCACGGTCGCACAGCTGCAGTCGGCACTGTCAGTCGAGGCGCTTACGCTTCCGGGTGAGATCCGTGGTGCGCTCGACGACATCTCGTCGCCGGTCCACCGCTATCCGGACCAGGGGTGGACCGAGCTCTAGGGCTCGCGCCGCCGCCGGACAGGCCGGATCTCGACGACCGACGACCGACACACTGAGGGTTGACGGCCGACGACGGACGTGATGCCCCGACCCGACCGCGGGCCGGCTCGGCCCCGGCACGGTCGGGCCCGACCCCGCGCGCCGCCCGTGGCGGCCGCGAGCGGCGGCCGCTCCGGGCGCGGAGCGGCCGGCGCCCCAGCAGTGGAGTGATCTTTTGGAGCGAACGATGAGTGACACGGAGAACGGCGCTCCGCAGGAGTCCCCGGCCGCCCCGGGGACGGACGGCGCCGACAAGGCGGCCGCCGTCGCGGCGCTGGCGGAGGCGATCCGGGTGGTCGGGCAGCAGTCGGCCCGCCCGGGCGCGCCGGCCTCCGGGAACACCCCGCGCGTCCCGGGCGCCGCCGCGCGGTTCGGACGCCCCGGCGGGTGGCGCCGCCGCGGCGGGTGAGGCCGCCCCGGCCGCGGCACCGGCCGCCGCCCGCCCCTCCCGGTACCAGGCCGAGACCGACGAGCAGCGCGCGGAGGCCCTGCGGGCCACCGCCGAGGTGCTGGCCGCCGGCGGTGCGCCCACCGACCTCGCGCCCGCCGCCGTGGCCGCCTTCGGTGACGGCGCCGCCGAGGAGCTGCGCGCCGACCCGTGGGCCGTGCTGACCCTGCCCGGCGTCCGTCCCGAGCACGCCGACGGCTTCGCCCGCGGGCTGCTCGGCCCCGCCGCCGGCCCGGGCGACCCCCGCCGGGCCCAGGCGCTGGTGCCCTGGCTGCTGGAGCAGGCCGCCCTGCGCGGCCACTCCGCCGTGGAGATCGGCGAGGTGACGGCCGGGCTGGACCGCCTCGGCCTGCCGGACGCCGCCGCCGCGCTGCAGTCGGCCGTGGTCGACGGCCGGGCGATGCCCTTCCAGGAGGAGCTGACCGGCGCCGAGGCGCACTCCGCCGGCGGCGACGAGGACGACGAGCCGCCGACCCGCACCGTGCTCGCGCTGGAGCGGCTGGCCCTGGCGGAGGAGAGCCTGGCCGACGGCCTGGTCCGGCTGATGTCGACCTTCGTCCCCGGCGTGGACGGGTCTGGCGAGGTGAACGAACCGGACGAGGCGGACAGCGGTGAGGGCGGGAGCGGCGAGGAGGCCGAGCCCGCTCCGGCGGCGGACGCGCCGGCCGACGAGGACGCCACCGAGGACCCGGCCGGGGACCCCTCCGCCGAGGGCGCCGACGAGGGCCCGGCCGTCGAGGGCCCGGCCGGCGGCGCCGACGCTCCCGGCACGCCCGCCGCCCCCGGCCCGGCCGCCTGGGAGGCGGCCGCCGCCGCGGCGCCGTCCTCCTCGGCGACCGCCCTGATCCGGGCCGCCGCGGAGAGCGCCCTGGTCACCCACACCGGTGGCGAGGCCGCCCGCGCCGAGCCGGTCGCGCTGGTCCGCGCCGCCGCCGGCCTCGGTCTGCGCGCCTGGGCCGCCACCTGGACCGAGCAGGGCCGGGACGCCCTCGCCGGGCCGGCCGACGAGCCGCTGCCCGCCGCCACCCTGGCCGAGCTGCTGTCCGGCACGGCCGGCCCCGGCCGGTCCTCGGACGGCACGCTCGCCCTCGACGTCCTCGTCGTGCTGGACGCCCCGCTGCTGGACGTCGAGCTGGCCGCGACCCTGCTGGAATCGCTCGCCGACGGCACCCGGCTGGTCCTGAGCGGCGACCCGGGCCAGCTCTGGTCGGCCGGGCCGGGCCGGTTCTTCGCCGACCTGCTGACCGCCAAGGTCTGCCCCTCCGTGGCCTCCCGCACCCCGGACTTCGGTCCGATCGGCGAACTGGTCTCCGGCATCGGCATCGGCGAGCTGCAGCCGGTCGAGGCGCCGGACAAGGAGGTGGTCATCCTGACCGCCAAGGACGGCGGCGAGGCCGTCCACCGCGCCATCCAGCTGCTCACCGACTCCATCCCGCGCGCGCTCGGCATCCCCGCCGAGCAGGTGGTGCTGCTGA of the Kitasatospora sp. NBC_01246 genome contains:
- a CDS encoding aldo/keto reductase, which codes for MEKRHLGRTGLQVSRLGLGTMTWGRDTDEHEAAEQLKEFVDAGGNLVDTADVYGDGGAEYLLSRLTDNLIPRSDLVIATKAGSVPDSARRFDGSRGHLLAALDASLRRLGTDYVDLWQVHAFDPATPVEETLSALDIAVTSGRARYVGVCDYSGWQLARAATWQRAHHGRVPLAGAQLEYSLLQRGLEREALPAAREAGVGLLASSPLGRGVLTGKYRHGVPQDSRGASPYLSGFVQPYLGERSRRIVDAVATAADGLASSPLAVALAWVRDRPGVASALVGARTVAQLQSALSVEALTLPGEIRGALDDISSPVHRYPDQGWTEL
- a CDS encoding DUF3090 domain-containing protein, with the protein product MPRQVFFYDQPERFVAGTVGQPGARAFYLQASARGRITSVLLEKTQVAALAERIEEVLDEALRRSGGDSAIPAAAPVDLLDTAPLDLPLEQEFRVGTMALAWDSIDSCLVVEAQAVIEEDEGEDAAEAVFEDDENGPDMLRVRLSGAMARVFAKRALDLVSAGRKPCPFCNLPLDPEGHLCPRANGYRR
- a CDS encoding ATP-binding domain-containing protein, which encodes MLAAGGAPTDLAPAAVAAFGDGAAEELRADPWAVLTLPGVRPEHADGFARGLLGPAAGPGDPRRAQALVPWLLEQAALRGHSAVEIGEVTAGLDRLGLPDAAAALQSAVVDGRAMPFQEELTGAEAHSAGGDEDDEPPTRTVLALERLALAEESLADGLVRLMSTFVPGVDGSGEVNEPDEADSGEGGSGEEAEPAPAADAPADEDATEDPAGDPSAEGADEGPAVEGPAGGADAPGTPAAPGPAAWEAAAAAAPSSSATALIRAAAESALVTHTGGEAARAEPVALVRAAAGLGLRAWAATWTEQGRDALAGPADEPLPAATLAELLSGTAGPGRSSDGTLALDVLVVLDAPLLDVELAATLLESLADGTRLVLSGDPGQLWSAGPGRFFADLLTAKVCPSVASRTPDFGPIGELVSGIGIGELQPVEAPDKEVVILTAKDGGEAVHRAIQLLTDSIPRALGIPAEQVVLLTPGHGGSAGTRALNAAAKAALNPGPGRFGGFDPGDRVVDSPAPGVVRPARVLDGDATGLHLEYPDGSRRSVPPAEAGRLRHGWALTVHQAVGRRWPGAVVVLPEEAGAALTRQWVYTAFGRGERHLSVVHAAGPALPQAVAERPAAPRTTRLRAILAENAAQAY
- a CDS encoding dioxygenase family protein is translated as MPASQEPTGPEGLIDRRISRKTVLKAAAVLSATPLLIGGGVALARDRVGTGEAPGLTPACHDGDEPTIEQTEGPYFKPNSPLRTSLITDSTPGTRLTVSGYVFGRACLPIANVLLDFWQADVNGAYDNTGFAFRGHQFTNAQGAFTLTTIVPGLYPGRTRHIHVKLQAPGRPVLTTQLYFPGEPRNSTDTIYDARLLMNVRQVGSAKEGTYDFVLNVPQTPTTPPTSPNPTTPTTAPPTSPPGGSWTAGTLYNAGDRVTYAGASYRCLQGHTAITGWEPPNVPALWQRS
- a CDS encoding SCO1664 family protein, encoding MPARERVPALNTETPPQADPAAGAALAADVPTALRLLREGGLTVHGRLTDASNAALYCSVTLDGPQGLTAQAVYKPVAGERPLWDFPDGTLAGREVAAYELAAATGWAPIPPTVLRDGPHGPGMVQLWVEPDPEADPLLALQDPRGPEDGWLPIVRADVGDGRTALLVHPDDERLRRLAVLDAVLNNADRKGGHLIAAADGRIYGIDHGVTFNTEGKLRTLLWGWAGQPLPHDALAVLGSLAEQLDGALGERLAPHLTAAELGATRARVAELLGTGRHPLPSQDWPSIPWPPI
- a CDS encoding magnesium and cobalt transport protein CorA, with product MIVHCAIYRDGRRIEAPEDHTGALAAARAAGKGSFVWIGLFEPTVEELDRVSEEFSLHPLAVEDAVSARQRPKVEAYQGSLFVSLKTLGYHPGGHAVTSGEVMMFVGEDFVMTVRHGADSPLGELRAELEAQPELLRYGPSAVLHSVCDTVVDGYVDVAVGLQADLDELEADVFAPNRVGRDTAGRIYGYKRQLVTVRRATGPLLDPMLRLERGGVPFVRPEALPYLRDVADHLAKANDQVEGMDRLLSDILSANLAQVSVQQNNDMRKISAWAALAAVPTMIAGVYGMNFDHMPELHQVWGYPAAVALMVLVCLVLHRVFKRHDWL
- a CDS encoding LLM class F420-dependent oxidoreductase, with product MRLGINLGYWGLGMDADNIAVAQEADRLGYSVCWAAEAYGSDAATVLSYVAAKTERIDVGSAIFQIPARTPAMTAMTAATLDTLSGGRFRLGLGVSGPQVSEGWYGVKFDKPLARTREYVEIIRKAMSRERLVHEGANWTLPLPGGPGKPIKLTVHPVRERIPLYIAAIGPKNLEQTGEIADGWLGIFFAPEQAALSLDPLRAGRAKAGKTLDEGFDLCPTVTIAVGEDIEAGVDAQRSYAALYIGGMGSKEKNFYNQLARRMGYEQAADEIQEKYLARDYEGAAAAVPHDLIDATSLVGDTARIADRMQAYADAGVTTLTLAPAGFSLEERVRALRTGVEAMERAGLA
- a CDS encoding histidine phosphatase family protein; this translates as MPTLLLVRHGRSTANTAGILAGWTPGVDLDDTGREQAAALAGRLAAIPVAQVVSSPLERCQQTVEPLLAVRPELGAAVEDERLGECHYGDWTGRPLSELAKEPLWRTVQDHAAAAAFPGGESLRELSHRTVDAVREWNAKVAAEHGEDAVWVACSHGDVIKAVVADALGLHLDHFQRISVEPCSVTAIRYTPQRPFVLRMGDTGDLSSLAPKPGAGGHGDRGGDATPAGDAVVGGTA
- a CDS encoding helix-turn-helix domain-containing protein, translating into MDERRTTPHLDLPLHRLQVPLPHLLPFAIGSFDAIGPLSRAAFPHRHSFYEIVYVTGGRGAHVLDLVHRTLQPPQLCVIVPGQVHYWADADDLTGQVVLFNEDFLLSRPDDLAALRGLSSRPALSLGEHAGPIAALLADMEQEYRALPSGYLGVLRASLHILIVRALRACAPGPGPAVPGRGSELATAFTRLIADPGGLHRSVASCAQELGLSPGHLQTLVKQATGCTPGRLIRQQQTLEAKRLLASTELTIRQVAREAGFADPAYFCRFFRRETGMTPGEFRAGVGGNHHDPRITSIAAAPGAP